One stretch of Lacimicrobium alkaliphilum DNA includes these proteins:
- a CDS encoding YciK family oxidoreductase translates to MSSYQVTENALQNKVILITGAGDGIGKTAALEFARHGAEVILLGRTVKKLEAVYDQIVAEGGKEPAIVPLDLEGATPNHYQQLAQTIKEQFGQLDGLLHNAGVLGNLRPFSQIPEQEWQQVMQVNLNSEFFMTQALLPVLKLAPAASVVFTSSGVGRKGRAYWGAYAISKFATEGMMQVLADEYSGSSIRFNCINPGATRTSMRARAYPGENPMQLKTPEEIMPVYLYLMSDNSLKVNGQSLDAQPK, encoded by the coding sequence ATGTCTTCATATCAAGTTACTGAAAACGCGCTACAAAACAAAGTTATCCTGATCACCGGCGCCGGCGATGGTATTGGCAAAACGGCAGCCCTGGAGTTTGCCAGACATGGCGCAGAGGTAATACTGCTCGGCCGCACCGTCAAAAAGCTGGAAGCGGTTTACGATCAAATTGTTGCAGAGGGTGGCAAGGAGCCTGCCATTGTGCCACTGGATCTGGAGGGTGCAACGCCCAACCACTATCAGCAGTTAGCTCAGACCATTAAAGAACAATTTGGTCAGCTCGACGGTCTGCTGCACAATGCTGGTGTATTAGGTAATTTGCGGCCCTTTAGCCAGATTCCTGAGCAGGAATGGCAGCAAGTGATGCAGGTTAATCTCAACAGTGAGTTTTTTATGACCCAGGCATTATTGCCAGTGTTAAAGCTGGCACCGGCAGCATCGGTGGTATTTACCTCATCCGGTGTCGGACGCAAGGGCCGGGCTTACTGGGGCGCTTATGCTATATCTAAATTTGCCACCGAAGGCATGATGCAGGTACTGGCAGATGAATATTCCGGCAGCTCAATACGTTTTAACTGTATTAATCCCGGAGCCACCCGTACCAGCATGCGTGCCAGGGCTTACCCCGGCGAAAATCCTATGCAGTTAAAAACACCGGAAGAGATCATGCCGGTGTATCTGTATCTGATGAGTGACAATAGCCTGAAGGTCAACGGCCAGAGCCTGGATGCCCAACCGAAGTAG
- a CDS encoding VolA/Pla-1 family phospholipase has product MKKLIISATVAAALGLSGCGGEDTLNDVRNEANQDPAKPFARIVFDPASSDLNIPNDLLMIPNGSFFDFTLNTEGDATFDPSNPQHALSALDGWSTHHPFQIRVNMPDSVSLDSQSAGAGAIRLYEATQALEGDSATCQAIAAQAAAPGLPCELGEELTWGVDFITQVSDAEGGTISVVPLKPLKAAQGYMLVVTDELMDSEGRSVRGSNSWELARQNPETNPLGSAEQKQLQNILNFFMTLLGGEGFAREDVSYAAYFSTQSAGTVLSTVKQLQIGRFAQAFGAALAGGADQAAAMQAAAQFLPAIPVSEAAVPDAFSAVAPGVLGAQTWAQLGALGLDSCAGLAAGMSSANPQIAGTAQQVFGQLGAFCAASMKQGSITLPYYLSTTNPQGDWWRAACTNGAMLQALGQEQVASLIAQGQVGDNNLFCQQASQGQLVDLDLSVLGMDDPRHLTKVNPIPQAQSEQNIEVQITVPDPSFANMINAQLGQPAISKPDSGWPVVILQHGITSKKQDMLAVTGALSLAGFATVAIDHPLHASRGFEIGGQPVNASNGFGGSATDYLNLSSLLTARDNVRQSIADIMGLRLGLNAVVDTTGGTVDLDGSNVSFMGHSLGAITGTAAVALANNSLGGDLANFDGMYAMNAATLANPGGGIAGFLLESPAFAPLIKASLLSQALPEFQQALQQYMQANGIAEVTPELLTAFYPVFESQLSAEQLAEANATFSSFTFAAQTVIDAGDPNNYAAMLGASTPVHMLLVVGDGGEMNLPDQVVPVETSLPLSGGKPLAQQMGLPAVNSTTQGSGVVSFLEGTHSSILDPGPSAAATTEMQRQLATFMATMGTTILVTDTSVVAQ; this is encoded by the coding sequence ATGAAAAAATTAATAATAAGCGCGACAGTCGCAGCAGCTCTGGGGCTCTCAGGCTGTGGCGGTGAAGACACGCTGAATGATGTGAGAAATGAAGCGAATCAGGATCCTGCGAAACCCTTCGCCCGAATAGTGTTTGATCCTGCCTCAAGTGATCTGAATATTCCCAATGATCTGTTAATGATTCCAAACGGGAGCTTTTTCGACTTCACCCTGAACACCGAAGGTGATGCTACTTTCGACCCGTCAAATCCTCAGCATGCCTTAAGCGCACTGGATGGCTGGTCGACACATCATCCTTTTCAGATCCGCGTTAACATGCCGGATAGTGTATCGCTTGACAGCCAGTCAGCCGGAGCAGGCGCAATTCGTTTGTATGAAGCCACTCAGGCTCTGGAAGGCGACAGTGCTACCTGCCAGGCTATTGCTGCACAGGCTGCTGCACCAGGATTACCTTGTGAACTGGGTGAAGAACTCACCTGGGGTGTGGACTTTATTACGCAGGTCAGCGATGCCGAAGGCGGCACCATTAGTGTAGTGCCCTTAAAGCCCTTAAAAGCCGCACAAGGCTATATGCTGGTAGTCACTGATGAACTGATGGATTCAGAGGGGCGCTCAGTCCGGGGCTCAAACAGCTGGGAGCTGGCCCGTCAAAACCCCGAGACCAATCCGCTTGGCTCTGCAGAACAAAAACAGCTGCAGAATATTCTCAATTTCTTTATGACTCTGCTGGGTGGTGAAGGTTTTGCCCGGGAAGACGTGTCCTATGCTGCCTATTTCTCGACCCAGTCGGCAGGTACAGTGCTTTCTACCGTTAAGCAGTTACAGATAGGTCGGTTTGCTCAGGCCTTCGGAGCAGCGCTGGCCGGTGGTGCTGATCAGGCTGCAGCAATGCAGGCTGCCGCTCAGTTTTTGCCTGCTATTCCGGTTTCCGAAGCCGCAGTGCCTGATGCGTTCAGCGCTGTCGCGCCGGGTGTGCTGGGTGCACAAACCTGGGCCCAGTTGGGAGCCCTTGGTTTAGACTCTTGTGCTGGTTTAGCAGCAGGCATGTCAAGTGCTAATCCTCAGATTGCAGGTACTGCACAACAGGTATTCGGCCAGTTAGGCGCGTTTTGTGCAGCCAGTATGAAACAGGGGTCAATAACCTTACCCTATTACCTGAGTACCACCAACCCACAGGGGGACTGGTGGCGTGCAGCCTGCACCAATGGCGCAATGCTGCAGGCCTTGGGTCAGGAGCAGGTGGCATCGCTGATTGCTCAGGGCCAGGTGGGTGATAACAACCTGTTTTGCCAACAGGCTTCACAGGGGCAACTGGTTGATCTGGACCTGAGTGTGCTGGGAATGGACGACCCAAGACATCTTACCAAGGTTAATCCGATTCCACAGGCTCAGAGCGAACAGAATATTGAGGTGCAGATTACGGTGCCTGATCCGTCGTTTGCCAATATGATCAATGCCCAGCTTGGTCAACCCGCCATCTCCAAACCAGACAGTGGATGGCCTGTGGTGATATTGCAACACGGTATTACCTCCAAGAAGCAGGACATGCTGGCGGTCACCGGTGCGTTGTCGCTGGCGGGCTTTGCCACTGTGGCTATCGATCATCCATTACACGCCAGTCGTGGATTTGAAATTGGCGGTCAGCCAGTCAATGCATCCAACGGTTTTGGCGGCAGTGCGACGGATTACCTGAACCTGTCCAGTCTGCTGACAGCAAGGGACAATGTGCGCCAGAGTATCGCCGATATTATGGGCCTGAGACTGGGTCTGAATGCAGTGGTAGATACCACTGGCGGCACCGTGGATCTTGACGGCAGCAATGTCTCCTTTATGGGGCATTCCTTAGGTGCTATTACCGGAACGGCTGCAGTAGCATTGGCAAACAACAGCTTAGGTGGCGATCTGGCCAACTTTGACGGTATGTATGCCATGAATGCAGCAACTCTGGCTAATCCGGGTGGTGGCATAGCCGGCTTCCTGCTTGAATCACCTGCTTTTGCGCCGCTGATAAAGGCTTCTCTGTTGTCACAGGCGTTGCCGGAATTCCAACAGGCGTTGCAACAATATATGCAGGCTAATGGTATCGCAGAGGTTACGCCTGAATTGTTGACAGCTTTCTATCCGGTATTTGAGTCTCAGTTAAGCGCAGAGCAATTAGCAGAGGCGAACGCCACCTTCTCATCCTTTACCTTTGCTGCGCAAACGGTGATTGATGCCGGTGATCCGAATAACTATGCGGCAATGCTGGGGGCCAGTACTCCGGTACATATGCTGCTGGTTGTCGGTGATGGTGGTGAGATGAACCTGCCGGATCAGGTTGTGCCTGTTGAGACCAGTCTGCCGCTGTCGGGTGGTAAGCCGCTGGCCCAGCAGATGGGACTGCCGGCTGTGAATAGCACTACCCAGGGAAGTGGCGTGGTCAGTTTCCTTGAGGGCACCCACAGCTCGATTCTGGATCCGGGTCCAAGCGCGGCGGCCACTACGGAAATGCAGCGTCAGTTGGCTACCTTTATGGCGACCATGGGCACCACTATTCTGGTAACAGATACCTCGGTGGTTGCACAGTAA
- the sohB gene encoding protease SohB, whose protein sequence is MEFLYEYGLFAAKAATLVIAILLAVGGIVGLASKQKQRKGELEIHSISERIDELKEQANNLLLGKDEAKKLQKEEKKRKKAEKKGESENKPNLFVVDFKGSMDAHEVDSLREEITAILCVARPEDEVLVRLESGGGVVHGYGLAASQLQRLRDANIRLTVAVDKVAASGGYMMACVADKLIASKFAIIGSIGVIAQLPNFNKLLKKNDIDWEQHTAGQYKRTLTLFGENNEAGRKKFREELEQVHLLFKDFVGEHRKELDLDKVATGEYWYGIQAKEMNLVDELSTSDDYLLAANQNHKIYQVKYSLKKNLMDKLGKAASIAVESTIGRLWQKSQHPY, encoded by the coding sequence TTGGAATTTTTATACGAATACGGACTCTTTGCCGCCAAGGCTGCAACCCTGGTCATTGCCATCCTGCTTGCTGTGGGAGGGATTGTTGGTCTGGCGAGTAAACAAAAGCAACGTAAAGGCGAACTCGAAATTCATTCAATATCAGAGCGCATTGATGAATTGAAAGAGCAGGCTAACAACTTATTGCTTGGTAAAGATGAGGCTAAAAAGCTTCAGAAAGAAGAAAAGAAACGAAAAAAGGCAGAAAAAAAAGGCGAATCAGAAAACAAACCCAACCTCTTTGTTGTAGATTTCAAGGGTTCAATGGATGCCCATGAGGTGGACAGCCTGCGCGAAGAGATCACAGCCATACTCTGTGTTGCCAGGCCTGAAGATGAAGTGCTGGTCAGGCTGGAGTCCGGTGGTGGTGTTGTGCATGGTTATGGTCTGGCCGCTTCGCAGTTGCAGCGCCTCAGAGACGCGAATATCCGGCTCACCGTAGCCGTTGATAAGGTCGCCGCCAGTGGTGGCTATATGATGGCCTGTGTGGCGGATAAGCTTATCGCTTCCAAGTTTGCCATTATCGGGTCAATCGGCGTGATTGCACAATTACCAAATTTTAATAAGTTGCTGAAAAAGAATGATATTGACTGGGAGCAGCATACAGCAGGTCAGTACAAGCGCACGCTGACACTGTTTGGAGAAAATAATGAAGCAGGGCGCAAGAAGTTCCGGGAGGAGCTTGAGCAGGTGCATCTGCTGTTTAAAGACTTTGTTGGCGAACACCGCAAAGAACTGGATCTGGATAAAGTGGCAACCGGAGAGTACTGGTACGGCATTCAGGCTAAAGAGATGAATCTGGTGGATGAGCTGAGCACCTCAGATGACTATCTGTTGGCTGCCAATCAGAATCATAAAATTTATCAGGTTAAATATAGCCTGAAGAAAAATCTGATGGATAAGCTTGGTAAAGCGGCCAGTATTGCCGTTGAGTCCACCATTGGCCGCTTATGGCAAAAGTCCCAGCATCCTTATTAA
- a CDS encoding dicarboxylate/amino acid:cation symporter — translation MANPAQKYSLTTRIFFGMIAGILIGILLRNLFDDSGDFTFGVFGLEVSTYTLLVDGIFNIIGQIFIASLQMLVVPLVFISLVCGTCNLSEPSKLGRLGGKSIGLYLLTTAIAITLAITFAILVSPGEGINLQADVEFSATEAPSLAQVIIDMFPTNPINAMAEGNMLQIIVFAVLFGVAMAMAGSAGDRLGKVFEDLNKVVMRLVTILMNLAPYGVFALMAKLSATIGFDTFASLVKYFFLVLFVLAVHGLVTYPILLKVLSGMNPMMLMRKMRDAALFAFSTSSSSATLPVTLETARNKLGINNSVSSFTIPLGATINMDGTAIMQGVATVFIAQVYAVDLSVADYLMVILTATLASIGTAGVPGVGLIMLAMVLQQVGLPVEGIALIIGVDRLLDMTRTAVNVTGDCTVATIVAKSEGELDIARYNDPDAGTREEDVDFEHFEKNK, via the coding sequence ATGGCCAACCCCGCACAAAAATACAGTTTAACCACCAGAATCTTTTTCGGCATGATTGCCGGAATACTTATCGGCATACTACTCCGAAACCTGTTTGATGATAGCGGAGATTTTACGTTTGGGGTATTCGGCCTTGAGGTTTCAACGTATACACTTTTGGTCGATGGTATATTTAATATTATTGGTCAGATATTTATCGCCAGCCTGCAAATGCTGGTGGTGCCGCTGGTTTTTATCTCGCTGGTTTGCGGTACCTGCAATCTCAGTGAGCCCAGTAAGCTGGGAAGGTTAGGCGGAAAATCCATTGGCCTGTATCTGCTTACTACCGCCATCGCCATTACACTGGCCATCACTTTTGCGATTCTGGTCTCTCCCGGGGAAGGCATTAATCTTCAGGCCGATGTGGAGTTCAGCGCCACTGAGGCACCGTCACTGGCCCAGGTGATTATTGATATGTTCCCGACTAATCCGATCAATGCGATGGCTGAAGGGAATATGCTTCAGATCATCGTATTTGCGGTGCTTTTCGGAGTTGCCATGGCCATGGCCGGAAGCGCTGGCGACAGGCTGGGCAAAGTATTTGAAGATCTTAATAAGGTGGTCATGCGCCTGGTCACTATCTTAATGAATCTGGCGCCTTACGGCGTATTTGCGCTAATGGCGAAACTCTCGGCAACTATCGGATTCGATACTTTTGCCAGCCTGGTTAAATATTTCTTCCTGGTGCTGTTTGTGCTGGCTGTACACGGCCTGGTGACCTACCCGATATTGCTTAAAGTTTTATCGGGTATGAACCCAATGATGCTGATGCGCAAAATGCGCGATGCGGCACTGTTTGCCTTCAGTACCTCAAGCAGCAGTGCCACTTTGCCAGTGACACTGGAAACGGCCAGAAATAAACTGGGTATTAATAACTCGGTTTCATCTTTTACCATACCCCTTGGCGCTACCATCAATATGGATGGCACCGCCATTATGCAGGGAGTGGCAACTGTCTTTATTGCTCAGGTGTATGCAGTCGATCTCTCGGTCGCCGATTATCTGATGGTAATTCTGACCGCCACTCTGGCATCCATCGGTACCGCAGGGGTACCAGGTGTAGGCCTGATTATGCTGGCTATGGTATTGCAACAAGTAGGCCTGCCGGTAGAAGGTATCGCGCTGATCATCGGCGTTGACAGATTACTGGATATGACCCGCACTGCGGTCAATGTCACCGGGGATTGTACTGTCGCCACTATCGTGGCGAAAAGTGAAGGCGAGCTGGACATAGCCCGCTATAACGACCCTGACGCCGGCACTCGCGAGGAAGACGTGGACTTTGAACACTTCGAAAAGAATAAATAA